A portion of the Halobacillus ihumii genome contains these proteins:
- a CDS encoding 6-phospho-beta-glucosidase produces the protein MEGIKVVTIGGGSSYTPELVEGFINRYEELPIKELWLVDIPEGKEKLETVGALARRMVEKAGVPIEVHLSYNREEALENADFVTTQIRVGLLEARALDERIPLKYNVIGQETNGPGGLFKGLRTIPVILDICRDMERLCPDAWLINFSNPAGMVTEAVLRYSTIHKTVGLCNVPVGMRMGVANILGVDAERIFIDFAGLNHMVYGTDVYLDGERITDQVIDKLSSGAGLTMKNIVDLGWEPEFIQALGILPCPYHRYYYQTSKMLESELAEMNETGTRAEVVKQLEHNLFELYKDRELATKPPQLEERGGAYYSDAACSLISSIYNDKGDIQPVNTRNNGTIKGLPDDSAVEVNCTITKKGPKPIHVGELPVAVSGLVQQIKSFERVAAEAAVTGNYNQALLAMTINPLVPSDSIAKQLTDDLLEAHQAYLPQFNHAASVRKG, from the coding sequence ATGGAAGGGATAAAGGTTGTTACAATTGGTGGAGGATCCAGCTATACACCTGAACTAGTTGAAGGCTTTATTAATCGATACGAAGAACTGCCTATCAAGGAGCTTTGGCTGGTCGATATCCCCGAAGGAAAAGAAAAGCTGGAAACGGTGGGAGCATTAGCTAGAAGAATGGTTGAAAAAGCTGGGGTGCCTATTGAAGTTCATCTGTCTTATAACCGTGAAGAAGCCTTAGAAAACGCAGATTTTGTGACCACTCAAATCCGCGTCGGACTGTTAGAAGCCAGGGCATTAGATGAACGCATTCCCCTAAAGTACAACGTGATCGGACAAGAAACAAACGGGCCAGGAGGTTTATTTAAAGGATTGCGCACGATACCAGTGATACTTGATATATGCCGAGATATGGAACGATTATGTCCCGACGCATGGCTAATCAATTTCTCCAATCCTGCAGGCATGGTTACGGAAGCGGTTTTACGATACAGTACTATCCATAAAACAGTTGGATTATGTAATGTCCCGGTTGGAATGAGGATGGGTGTTGCGAACATACTTGGGGTTGATGCGGAGCGCATTTTCATCGATTTTGCCGGGTTGAATCATATGGTGTATGGAACCGATGTTTATTTAGACGGGGAGCGAATAACCGATCAAGTTATAGATAAACTTAGCAGCGGTGCTGGATTAACGATGAAAAACATTGTTGATTTAGGCTGGGAGCCTGAATTTATTCAAGCTCTCGGAATCCTGCCTTGTCCTTATCATCGTTACTACTATCAAACGAGTAAAATGCTTGAGAGCGAACTTGCCGAGATGAATGAGACAGGTACACGCGCAGAAGTTGTGAAGCAATTAGAGCACAATCTGTTTGAACTGTATAAAGACCGTGAATTAGCAACTAAGCCTCCACAATTGGAGGAGCGTGGCGGAGCTTATTATAGTGACGCTGCTTGTAGTTTAATTAGCTCCATCTATAATGATAAAGGTGATATTCAGCCTGTAAATACGAGAAATAATGGAACCATTAAAGGTTTACCAGATGATTCCGCAGTAGAAGTGAACTGCACCATTACGAAAAAAGGCCCTAAACCCATTCATGTCGGAGAACTGCCTGTCGCAGTAAGCGGGCTTGTGCAACAAATTAAGTCGTTTGAGAGAGTAGCTGCAGAAGCGGCCGTCACAGGAAATTATAACCAGGCTTTACTGGCAATGACCATCAATCCACTTGTCCCATCTGATTCAATAGCTAAACAACTGACAGATGATTTGCTAGAAGCACATCAAGCCTATTTGCCTCAGTTCAATCATGCAGCATCAGTTAGAAAAGGATAA
- a CDS encoding PaaI family thioesterase, producing the protein MTITIDEVRESFETSPFFSHIGFEITEFERGNVLLKLPITEKLMNANGTLHGGVHATMLDLILGMTIRSTTKTHCSTINLNINYLAPSSTGDVVARGRILQQGYRTVIAEAEMYDQKGNMLAKGIGTFKLIRSEPDSGERNRAESKSDDVR; encoded by the coding sequence TTGACGATAACGATTGACGAAGTGCGTGAAAGCTTTGAAACTAGTCCATTTTTCTCGCACATAGGCTTTGAAATTACAGAGTTTGAACGAGGGAACGTCCTGCTAAAGCTTCCGATCACGGAAAAATTAATGAATGCGAATGGCACGCTGCATGGCGGGGTGCATGCAACAATGCTTGACTTAATATTAGGCATGACGATCCGCTCGACAACAAAAACACACTGCTCGACGATCAATCTTAATATCAATTACTTAGCACCGAGTTCAACGGGTGATGTGGTAGCACGAGGAAGGATATTGCAGCAAGGGTATCGGACGGTGATCGCAGAAGCAGAAATGTATGATCAGAAAGGGAACATGCTGGCAAAAGGGATTGGCACGTTTAAGTTAATTCGGTCGGAACCTGACTCCGGGGAGCGTAATCGTGCTGAATCAAAATCAGATGATGTAAGATAA
- a CDS encoding MFS transporter, with protein sequence MIKLSGRPWLLIVTIGLGTLLNPLNSSMISVAVTRLQHEFELTFADASWLISVFYIASAAAQPVMGKLSDMFGPKRLFLSGLVLVAVTSLLAPFSPNFQWLLVYRALQAIGSSTLFPSGMSMIRTSITKGQGKALAALSVFASTSAAFGPSIAGFLIDSWNWPAIFLINLPFIILSFVLAIFVLPEKGQGKVELSRIDFMGMGLFTTGTVCLILFLLSLANEIKWWALPVALAAFTGFYYYEKRQQEPFIDLVSLKSNVPVTWIYIQFMTINLIYYCYFFGLPTFLQQVRHYSGKETGLIMLAMAGVGVMISPIAGRWIDQNGSKPPLLSGAVTLFIGTALLLTLHETSPLWWLLIIMAVLGVSNGFNKISMQTALYDHVKPEETGSASGLFQTSRYFGSILSTCLLGIVFTGHMDIQHLHNMAVICLIFCLAVFILAVRHPKKRQSTSV encoded by the coding sequence ATGATCAAACTTTCTGGAAGACCATGGCTCCTGATCGTAACAATCGGTCTCGGAACCCTACTTAATCCGTTAAACTCATCGATGATTTCCGTAGCCGTCACGCGCCTGCAGCATGAGTTTGAGTTGACTTTTGCCGACGCCTCCTGGTTAATATCGGTTTTTTATATCGCGAGTGCCGCTGCTCAGCCTGTTATGGGGAAGCTAAGTGATATGTTCGGCCCTAAACGGCTATTTTTATCTGGACTAGTACTTGTTGCAGTCACATCCTTGCTTGCGCCCTTTTCTCCCAACTTTCAATGGTTATTGGTTTATCGAGCATTGCAGGCCATTGGCAGTTCGACCTTATTTCCAAGCGGAATGTCAATGATTCGAACAAGTATTACGAAGGGGCAGGGAAAAGCATTAGCAGCTTTATCTGTGTTCGCCTCGACATCCGCTGCATTTGGACCATCGATTGCCGGTTTTTTAATAGACTCGTGGAACTGGCCGGCTATTTTTCTAATAAACTTACCGTTTATCATTCTTTCCTTCGTTTTGGCGATTTTCGTTTTGCCAGAAAAAGGACAAGGGAAGGTGGAGTTAAGCAGAATTGATTTTATGGGAATGGGGTTATTTACGACAGGGACAGTATGCTTAATTCTATTTCTCCTTTCCCTGGCAAATGAAATAAAATGGTGGGCTTTGCCCGTGGCGCTCGCTGCTTTTACAGGTTTTTATTATTATGAAAAAAGGCAGCAGGAACCGTTTATAGATCTCGTATCGCTTAAAAGTAACGTCCCTGTAACATGGATTTATATCCAATTTATGACGATCAACCTTATCTATTATTGTTACTTTTTCGGGCTGCCGACCTTTTTGCAGCAAGTTCGTCATTACAGTGGAAAAGAGACGGGGCTGATCATGCTGGCTATGGCGGGAGTCGGGGTTATGATCTCTCCGATCGCCGGACGTTGGATTGATCAAAATGGCTCTAAACCGCCGTTATTATCGGGAGCCGTGACCTTGTTCATAGGTACAGCACTTTTGTTAACTTTGCACGAAACGTCTCCGCTCTGGTGGCTGCTGATCATTATGGCTGTACTAGGAGTGAGTAATGGCTTTAATAAAATTTCCATGCAAACAGCCCTTTACGATCATGTAAAGCCAGAAGAAACCGGCTCAGCATCAGGACTTTTCCAAACAAGCCGGTACTTTGGCTCAATTCTATCGACCTGTCTGCTCGGGATTGTCTTTACCGGCCATATGGACATTCAGCATTTACACAACATGGCTGTTATTTGTCTGATCTTTTGTTTGGCCGTATTCATCCTGGCTGTTCGCCATCCTAAGAAAAGACAGTCTACGTCTGTATAA
- a CDS encoding glycoside hydrolase family 1 protein — MSIEYKFPEGFWWGSAVSATQIEGAAAEGGKGLNIWDYWYAIEPNRFFEGVGPETTSDFYHSYQDDIKRMKDIGHNSFRLSISWSRLLPGGRGEINQEAVKFYNDVINELIAHDIEPFVNLFHFDMPLEMQEIGGWENRQVVDLFVDYANVCFDLFGDRVHKWFTFNEPIVPVEGGYLYDFHYPNVVDAKRAIQVGYNTMIASAKAIEKFRSHHFGESQIGIILNLTPSYPRSQNPADLKASEIADLFFNRSFLDPSVLGSYPHKLIQLLEEHGQLPETEEGDTELMAANTVDLLGVNYYQPRRVKAKDHLPNPYSPFMPDWFFDNYEMPGRKMNKYRGWEIYEKGIYDIMINLKENYGNIGSFISENGMGVQDEERFMKEGRIEDDYRINFITGHLKWLHQAIEEGCNAKGYHLWSFMDNWSWMNAYKNRYGFFSVDLETKERKPKKSAYFMKNVAEQNGF; from the coding sequence ATGTCTATTGAATATAAATTTCCTGAAGGTTTTTGGTGGGGAAGTGCGGTGTCAGCCACCCAAATCGAAGGAGCTGCTGCTGAAGGGGGAAAGGGACTGAATATATGGGACTATTGGTATGCAATAGAACCTAATCGTTTTTTCGAAGGAGTAGGACCGGAAACAACTTCTGATTTCTATCACTCCTATCAAGATGATATTAAAAGAATGAAAGATATCGGCCATAATTCGTTTCGATTATCGATTTCCTGGTCCAGGCTGCTCCCGGGAGGCCGAGGTGAGATTAATCAGGAAGCTGTAAAATTTTATAACGATGTCATTAATGAATTAATAGCTCATGATATCGAACCATTTGTTAATCTCTTTCATTTTGATATGCCGCTAGAAATGCAAGAGATTGGCGGTTGGGAAAATAGACAGGTTGTCGATTTATTTGTTGACTACGCCAATGTCTGCTTCGATCTATTTGGAGACCGTGTTCATAAATGGTTTACCTTCAACGAGCCAATTGTCCCGGTAGAAGGCGGCTATCTTTATGATTTTCATTATCCTAACGTCGTTGATGCGAAACGTGCCATTCAAGTCGGTTACAATACTATGATCGCCAGTGCTAAAGCTATCGAGAAATTCAGGTCCCATCACTTTGGTGAAAGTCAAATTGGTATCATATTGAACTTAACCCCTTCTTACCCAAGAAGCCAAAATCCTGCTGACCTGAAAGCGTCAGAAATTGCCGATCTATTTTTCAATAGAAGTTTCCTAGATCCGTCCGTACTAGGCAGCTATCCGCATAAGCTCATACAATTGTTAGAAGAACATGGCCAGCTTCCGGAAACAGAAGAAGGGGATACGGAATTAATGGCAGCCAATACAGTTGATTTGCTGGGCGTAAACTATTACCAGCCCCGAAGAGTGAAAGCAAAAGATCATCTGCCTAACCCTTATAGTCCATTTATGCCTGACTGGTTTTTTGATAACTATGAGATGCCTGGGAGAAAAATGAACAAATATCGTGGCTGGGAAATCTATGAGAAAGGGATTTATGACATCATGATCAACCTCAAAGAGAATTACGGAAACATCGGGTCATTTATCTCTGAAAATGGGATGGGTGTTCAGGATGAGGAGCGATTTATGAAAGAAGGCAGAATTGAGGATGATTACCGAATAAATTTTATAACAGGCCATTTAAAATGGCTTCATCAGGCTATAGAAGAAGGTTGTAACGCAAAAGGCTATCATCTCTGGTCCTTTATGGACAACTGGTCATGGATGAATGCATACAAGAATCGATACGGATTCTTTTCAGTAGATTTGGAGACCAAAGAGCGGAAGCCGAAGAAGAGTGCTTATTTTATGAAAAATGTTGCTGAACAGAACGGTTTTTAA
- a CDS encoding PTS lactose/cellobiose transporter subunit IIA, which produces MENKTENIDITEISFQIILYAGNGKANAMEAIQQAKAGNFTEADRLIEEAGEELVKSHKYQTKLLQKEAGGEENPINVLLVHSQDHLMTSMTVRDLAVEIIEIYKNK; this is translated from the coding sequence ATGGAAAATAAAACAGAAAACATAGATATCACGGAAATTTCCTTTCAAATTATTCTTTATGCAGGAAATGGCAAAGCCAATGCGATGGAGGCTATTCAGCAGGCGAAAGCAGGTAATTTTACAGAAGCGGATCGTTTAATTGAAGAAGCAGGAGAAGAGCTGGTCAAATCGCATAAATACCAAACAAAGTTACTACAAAAAGAGGCAGGTGGAGAGGAGAACCCTATCAATGTGTTATTGGTTCATTCTCAGGACCACTTGATGACTTCAATGACTGTTCGCGACCTGGCCGTAGAAATAATCGAAATCTATAAAAATAAGTAG
- a CDS encoding DUF3870 domain-containing protein yields MNTIFVAGHSKLPTGIAANHISESLTLTLEVDQNYGVIIDASCTLATDHGRDFIKTLLKGYSLKDGIEGPLARLHEGYLGKAGNALEAALKDSHKQYQLHTEKS; encoded by the coding sequence ATGAACACTATATTTGTAGCAGGACACTCAAAACTGCCCACGGGTATCGCGGCGAATCATATTTCAGAATCGTTAACACTGACACTGGAAGTAGATCAAAACTACGGAGTGATTATCGATGCCTCTTGTACGTTAGCGACAGATCATGGACGCGATTTTATTAAAACTTTGTTAAAGGGGTATAGTTTAAAGGATGGAATAGAAGGACCGCTTGCTCGTCTTCACGAAGGTTATTTAGGGAAGGCCGGCAATGCTTTAGAGGCTGCTTTAAAGGATTCTCATAAACAATATCAGTTACATACCGAAAAATCTTAA
- a CDS encoding PTS sugar transporter subunit IIB, with translation MKRILLACSAGMSTSLLVTKMKEAAKEKGIECEIWAVAQDKAPKDMKQADVLLIGPQMKFMKKKFEKTAADIGIPVDVIDPMSYGRVDGNAVLEKALKLIES, from the coding sequence ATGAAGAGAATATTACTCGCTTGTTCTGCAGGAATGTCAACTAGTCTACTCGTCACAAAAATGAAAGAAGCTGCTAAAGAAAAAGGAATAGAATGTGAAATCTGGGCGGTAGCACAGGATAAAGCTCCAAAGGATATGAAACAGGCGGATGTTCTGTTAATTGGCCCGCAAATGAAATTTATGAAGAAGAAATTTGAAAAAACAGCGGCTGACATCGGAATACCAGTTGATGTCATTGATCCGATGTCTTACGGAAGAGTGGATGGAAATGCTGTGCTGGAAAAAGCTCTTAAATTAATAGAATCATAA
- a CDS encoding thiolase family protein: MKDDMVIVSAVRTPIGRYGGSLKSLSSGHLAAVAIEESIKRAGISPEQVDEAIMGEVRQTTESSNVARVAALRAGISESATAYTINRLCASGMQAVASAVQQITFDQADIVVAGGVESMSRSPIYLRNSRFGGDQTKLVDSNLEAGQQPKEIYGKNLGMGITAENVAEKYSVSREDQDTFAIESQQRASQAIEAGRFKDEIVSVEVKGKKQNFTVDTDEHPRPQTTLEKLSTLRPAFKENGTVTAGNACGRNDGATALVLMKASKARELGLSPLARVVDWATSGVSPEIMGVGPVPAVKKLLEKTAKQVEDVGLVELNEAFASQSLAVIRELALDPDKVNVNGGAIALGHPVGASGARILTTLLHEMKRREESLGVATLCAGGGQGMAMMVELV, from the coding sequence ATGAAAGATGATATGGTCATAGTGAGTGCTGTAAGAACGCCGATTGGCCGCTACGGAGGTTCACTTAAATCGCTATCATCCGGCCATTTAGCAGCTGTTGCCATAGAAGAATCGATTAAGCGGGCAGGCATCTCACCTGAACAAGTTGATGAAGCGATCATGGGGGAAGTGCGGCAGACGACTGAGTCCTCTAACGTGGCCAGAGTCGCTGCGTTACGGGCGGGAATATCGGAATCTGCGACCGCTTATACAATTAATCGATTGTGTGCTTCAGGCATGCAAGCCGTCGCTTCAGCTGTTCAGCAAATTACATTTGATCAAGCGGATATTGTTGTGGCCGGCGGCGTGGAAAGTATGAGCCGTTCCCCTATTTATCTAAGAAACTCGCGATTCGGCGGCGATCAAACGAAGTTAGTAGATTCTAATCTCGAAGCGGGTCAGCAGCCGAAGGAGATCTATGGAAAGAACTTAGGGATGGGCATCACTGCTGAAAACGTTGCGGAAAAGTACTCGGTTTCCAGGGAAGATCAGGATACGTTTGCCATCGAAAGCCAGCAGCGGGCTTCACAGGCAATTGAAGCAGGGAGGTTTAAAGATGAAATTGTATCAGTAGAGGTAAAAGGAAAAAAGCAAAATTTTACCGTTGATACAGATGAGCATCCTCGTCCGCAAACTACGTTAGAAAAACTGTCAACATTACGACCTGCGTTTAAAGAGAATGGAACGGTAACGGCTGGGAACGCCTGTGGCAGAAATGATGGAGCGACTGCGTTAGTCCTGATGAAAGCATCGAAGGCCAGAGAATTAGGGTTATCTCCACTTGCGCGGGTTGTCGACTGGGCGACGTCCGGTGTATCACCGGAAATCATGGGAGTCGGACCTGTTCCTGCTGTGAAAAAGCTGCTGGAAAAGACAGCAAAACAAGTTGAGGATGTTGGACTCGTCGAATTGAATGAAGCATTTGCTTCTCAATCGCTTGCCGTCATTCGCGAACTTGCTCTAGATCCAGATAAAGTTAACGTCAATGGAGGAGCCATCGCACTCGGTCATCCCGTCGGCGCGAGCGGGGCGAGAATTCTTACAACCCTTTTACATGAAATGAAAAGGCGAGAGGAATCACTTGGGGTGGCCACTTTATGTGCAGGCGGCGGTCAAGGCATGGCGATGATGGTCGAGCTGGTTTAA
- a CDS encoding enoyl-CoA hydratase/isomerase family protein gives MTFQQIELTTENQLAYITINRPNVRNALNKETLDEMIQALEKLAEDEEVGVVVFTGKGDKSFAAGADISQLTEKTAADALTPKGMQHVYDVIESYEKPTIAMINGYALGGGCELAMACDIRVASTKAKLGLPELNLSIIPGAGGTQRLARLVGKGKALEMILTGRIIDAQEAVQFGLVAEAVEPDELSSKVKEIAAKILAKGPLAVKLAKLSVHMGTDTDIKTGLMLEKLSQAILFNSEDKNEGTRAFLEKRKADFQGK, from the coding sequence ATGACATTTCAACAGATTGAATTAACAACAGAGAATCAGCTTGCCTACATTACGATCAACCGACCAAATGTGCGGAACGCTTTGAATAAAGAAACATTAGATGAAATGATCCAAGCATTGGAGAAACTTGCCGAAGACGAGGAAGTCGGGGTAGTTGTTTTTACCGGAAAAGGAGACAAATCCTTCGCTGCAGGAGCGGATATCAGCCAGTTGACAGAAAAAACGGCTGCTGACGCTCTAACTCCTAAAGGAATGCAACACGTGTATGATGTGATCGAAAGCTATGAGAAGCCAACGATTGCAATGATCAACGGCTATGCGCTTGGCGGTGGATGTGAATTAGCCATGGCTTGCGATATTCGGGTCGCCTCTACCAAGGCAAAATTAGGTCTCCCAGAGTTAAATCTATCGATTATTCCGGGAGCAGGCGGTACGCAGCGGCTTGCCAGGCTCGTAGGAAAAGGAAAAGCCCTTGAAATGATTTTGACAGGGAGAATTATTGATGCGCAGGAAGCCGTTCAGTTTGGCCTTGTAGCAGAGGCAGTTGAGCCTGATGAATTATCTTCTAAAGTGAAAGAGATTGCTGCGAAGATTCTAGCTAAAGGCCCTCTAGCGGTAAAATTAGCGAAACTTTCTGTGCACATGGGTACGGATACCGATATAAAGACAGGATTAATGCTTGAAAAACTGTCGCAGGCGATTCTATTTAACTCTGAAGATAAAAATGAAGGCACGCGGGCTTTTCTTGAGAAGCGGAAAGCTGATTTTCAAGGGAAATAG
- a CDS encoding acyl-CoA dehydrogenase family protein encodes MDFNLGEEIEFLKKNVRDFVQTEVEAVAMEIEKENHIPDRIIEMSKEMGLFGLSIPEEYGGLGIGMVGKCALYEEIGATHNGYTTLIGAHTGIGTVGIVELGNEEQKQKYLPKLASGESIGAFALTEPSAGSNATNLKTTAVKKGDRYIINGTKHYITNATEADVFTVMAVTDASKGAKGITSFIVEKDFPGFQVGAVEPKMGLHGSHSAEIILEDCEVPVENVLGDEGQGYVNALKILANGRAGLAARNLGSCQKLLDLSMEYVQEREQFGVPIIEHQAVAHMVAEMAVEIEALRSFTYRIAWMVDEGQKVIKEAAMLKLYGSEVYNRVADKAVQVHGGIGYISDFPIERFFRDARITRIYEGTSEIQKNIISGQLRKEYS; translated from the coding sequence ATGGATTTTAACTTAGGAGAAGAGATTGAATTTTTAAAGAAAAATGTTCGTGATTTTGTCCAAACAGAAGTAGAAGCTGTGGCAATGGAAATTGAAAAGGAAAACCACATTCCTGACCGAATTATCGAGATGTCCAAGGAAATGGGCTTGTTTGGCCTTAGCATCCCTGAAGAGTACGGCGGGTTAGGGATTGGAATGGTGGGAAAGTGTGCGCTTTATGAAGAAATCGGCGCTACTCATAATGGTTACACCACACTAATCGGTGCCCATACTGGCATCGGAACCGTCGGCATTGTTGAACTTGGCAACGAAGAACAAAAGCAAAAATACTTACCTAAGCTGGCTAGCGGAGAATCGATTGGTGCCTTCGCACTTACTGAACCAAGTGCTGGCTCGAATGCGACCAATTTAAAAACGACCGCAGTAAAAAAAGGCGACCGCTATATTATAAATGGGACGAAACATTATATTACCAATGCCACAGAAGCTGATGTCTTTACAGTAATGGCGGTGACAGACGCCAGTAAAGGCGCCAAAGGCATTACTTCTTTTATCGTGGAAAAAGATTTCCCTGGCTTTCAAGTCGGGGCGGTTGAACCGAAGATGGGGCTGCACGGCTCCCATTCGGCCGAAATCATTTTGGAAGATTGCGAGGTTCCCGTTGAAAACGTTCTAGGTGATGAGGGGCAAGGCTATGTGAACGCGCTAAAAATTTTAGCCAATGGCCGGGCTGGATTAGCTGCTAGAAATTTAGGTTCGTGTCAAAAGCTGCTCGATTTATCGATGGAGTATGTTCAGGAACGTGAGCAGTTCGGGGTCCCGATCATCGAACATCAGGCTGTCGCTCACATGGTAGCCGAAATGGCTGTGGAGATTGAAGCACTCCGGTCATTTACGTATCGAATCGCCTGGATGGTTGATGAAGGTCAGAAAGTCATTAAAGAAGCGGCGATGCTGAAGTTATATGGATCAGAAGTTTATAACCGTGTGGCTGATAAAGCTGTGCAGGTCCATGGAGGAATCGGCTACATCTCCGATTTTCCAATTGAACGCTTTTTCCGAGATGCAAGGATTACTAGAATTTATGAAGGCACATCGGAAATTCAAAAGAATATTATCTCTGGACAGTTGAGAAAAGAATATAGCTAG
- the celB gene encoding PTS cellobiose transporter subunit IIC — protein sequence MNKFMDVLENILMPVADKLNNNRYLTSLRDGFMIALPLIIFGSIFVVIANLPFLDMLIGEEAYAEYQAALAPASAGTLSIMATFVIVGIGYKLTEYYEGEAIYGGVTALAAFLILTPQVLGDVTGVIATENLGAKGMFLGIFTAFTAAELYRFFVEKDWTIKMPQGVPGAVSRSFSALLPITFTLSIFLMVRIIFSYTPFGDVQNFIYTVVQAPLTALGSGLPATIAAVLLIQIFWFFGLHGQIIVNSVMDPIWYSLATENLAAFQAGEEVPHIVSKQFIDSFIVGMGGSGMTLAVILGIFLIGKSRQMKEIGKIGAPAGIFNVNEPIIFGLPIIMNPIVLLPWLVAPVVVTVITYMSMASGLVPPPTGVIVPWTTPTILNGAIATNSWQGGVLQAFNIGIVFLIWWPFLKILDNQYYESERDDEESTNQSA from the coding sequence GTGAACAAATTCATGGATGTATTAGAAAATATTTTGATGCCAGTGGCGGATAAATTAAATAATAATCGTTATTTAACATCACTCAGAGATGGTTTTATGATCGCATTGCCATTAATTATTTTTGGTTCCATTTTTGTGGTTATTGCAAACCTGCCATTTCTCGACATGTTAATTGGTGAGGAGGCTTATGCTGAATATCAAGCAGCATTGGCTCCTGCTTCAGCGGGCACGCTTTCGATCATGGCTACTTTTGTGATTGTCGGGATTGGTTACAAATTGACAGAGTACTATGAGGGAGAAGCGATCTACGGCGGGGTGACAGCTCTGGCTGCCTTTCTCATCTTAACTCCTCAAGTTTTGGGTGATGTAACTGGTGTTATAGCTACGGAGAATCTGGGTGCAAAAGGGATGTTTTTAGGCATTTTCACAGCTTTTACAGCTGCGGAGTTATATCGTTTTTTCGTAGAGAAAGACTGGACGATTAAAATGCCCCAAGGTGTCCCGGGTGCTGTATCGCGCTCGTTTAGCGCATTACTTCCGATAACTTTTACATTGTCTATCTTTTTAATGGTACGCATTATTTTTAGCTACACGCCGTTTGGAGATGTACAAAACTTTATTTATACCGTTGTTCAAGCCCCTCTAACAGCACTTGGAAGCGGACTTCCGGCTACTATCGCCGCCGTTTTACTTATTCAAATCTTCTGGTTCTTTGGGTTGCATGGACAGATTATTGTCAACTCTGTAATGGATCCAATTTGGTATTCACTTGCGACAGAAAACCTGGCAGCATTTCAAGCTGGGGAAGAGGTTCCTCATATCGTAAGTAAACAGTTTATTGATTCTTTCATTGTCGGCATGGGCGGCTCAGGAATGACGCTGGCCGTCATCTTGGGAATCTTTTTAATCGGGAAAAGCAGGCAAATGAAAGAAATTGGTAAGATAGGAGCTCCTGCTGGAATTTTCAACGTTAATGAACCGATTATTTTCGGGTTGCCCATTATTATGAATCCAATCGTTCTCCTTCCCTGGTTAGTGGCTCCAGTTGTAGTAACGGTCATTACGTATATGTCTATGGCTTCAGGTTTAGTTCCGCCTCCTACAGGGGTTATCGTACCATGGACCACCCCAACGATCTTAAACGGAGCGATAGCCACCAATTCGTGGCAGGGAGGGGTACTGCAAGCCTTTAATATTGGTATTGTATTCTTAATTTGGTGGCCGTTCTTGAAGATATTGGATAATCAGTACTATGAGTCTGAAAGAGATGATGAAGAATCAACTAATCAAAGTGCCTAA